From a region of the Impatiens glandulifera chromosome 4, dImpGla2.1, whole genome shotgun sequence genome:
- the LOC124934437 gene encoding probable LRR receptor-like serine/threonine-protein kinase At4g36180 translates to MGNFFLLHSLILLSFTTHFSQSIITHWQDIQSLKELKNSIQPNSLTPGSCLSSWNFSFDPCQNLFSDKFTCGFRCDIIISGETRITEISLDQAGYSGSISNISWNFPYLQILDLSNNLFWGPIPDSLSNLTNLKRITFSHNFLSGSPPISLVTLYSLEELYLDNNNLKGIFPQPALNGLMNLKRLEIQGNQLNGNFPNLGQLLNLTFIDASDNSISGEVNPENLPLSLIELSMRNNHLVGTIPAVFPVTLQVLDLSHNNLSGSVPSTLFNHPNLQQVTLSFNQLNSIQDPGYSGRGSGLIAVDLSNNRIRGFLPAFMGLMPKLSALSMENNLLSGLIPTQYALKAVYPGNGLEPFERLLLGGNYLFGPIPGPLMKVKDPGSVTVKLAGNCLYRCPVNLFFCEGGEQKSLMECKSFNHVIP, encoded by the coding sequence ATGGGTAATTTCTTTCTTCTACATTCTCTCATTCTCCTATCTTTCACAACCCATTTCTCCCAATCCATCATAACCCACTGGCAAGACATTCAATCATTAAAAGAACTCAAAAACTCAATTCAACCCAACTCTCTCACTCCCGGTTCCTGTCTTTCTTCATGGAATTTCTCATTCGATCCCTGTCAAAATCTCTTCTCCGACAAATTCACCTGCGGTTTCCGTTGCGACATCATCATCTCCGGCGAAACCCGAATCACAGAAATCTCCCTAGACCAAGCAGGTTACTCAGGTTCAATCTCCAATATTTCATGGAACTTTCCATACCTTCAAATTCTAGACCTTTCAAATAATCTCTTCTGGGGACCCATTCCTGATTCCCTATCAAACCTAACCAATCTCAAACGAATCACATTCTCTCATAATTTTCTATCCGGGTCGCCGCCGATCTCACTTGTTACTCTCTATTCTCTTGAAGAACTTTACCTCGATAACAACAATCTCAAGGGAATATTTCCTCAACCAGCTCTCAACGGTCTCATGAATTTAAAAAGGCTCGAAATTCAAGGGAATCAACTCAACGGAAACTTCCCAAATCTGGGTCAACTTTTGAATCTCACATTCATTGATGCAAGTGATAACTCCATCTCCGGCGAAGTTAACCCGGAAAATCTTCCTCTATCGTTGATTGAACTCTCAATGAGAAACAACCATCTCGTCGGAACTATTCCGGCTGTTTTTCCGGTGACTTTACAAGTACTTGATTTAAGTCATAACAATTTATCCGGGTCGGTTCCCTCTACTTTATTCAACCACCCGAATCTCCAACAGGTTACACTTTCATTCAATCAATTGAATTCAATCCAAGACCCGGGTTATTCGGGTCGGGGAAGTGGGTTGATTGCGGTTGATCTGAGTAATAACCGAATCAGAGGATTCTTGCCGGCGTTCATGGGATTAATGCCCAAGCTATCGGCTTTGTCAATGGAGAATAATTTGTTATCGGGTTTGATTCCGACCCAATATGCTTTAAAAGCGGTTTATCCGGGTAATGGGTTGGAACCGTTTGAGAGGTTGTTATTGGGTGGGAATTATTTGTTCGGACCTATTCCGGGTCCTTTGATGAAGGTTAAAGATCCGGGTTCGGTGACGGTTAAGTTGGCCGGAAACTGCTTGTACCGGTGTCCGgtcaatttgtttttttgtgaAGGAGGGGAACAGAAGTCTTTAATGGAGTGTAAGAGCTTTAATCATGTGATTCCGTGA
- the LOC124934745 gene encoding probable methyltransferase PMT27 has product MPPAKTRSSKRTPGGTSCSSTGTTVVFISLCALGVWMLSSNDLIPTQTTTTTTSSPILSEDSDETKKPSSFFEDNPGHLPEDAVKTGDVVSNQQQQLPDIGLDKSIEDQKNALADNLKNSGNMESMLGNVKEVEGDENGETQQQQLEKTNQEEETTSVQDDVVAKSDAKEMKAAKAKERKQKQEQAIEKEETFINDNQEIINDQTSAKQPQKKDVEEIITQLEDEQQQSSSQPEKQEQKKQTTEDDIIGTITSDQTERGGSDDPPMNNNDELQTSETESTIKKEEEEDKEPKKKRNSNKQSKSPSSSIDGGSKKQWKTQTEQSVTQKVREEIKNIEKTDGSITEQWKLCNTTANSDYIPCLDNEAALKKLRSRGHYEHRERHCPEEGPTCLVPLPEGYKVPVTWPKSRDKIWYHNVPHTKLAEVKGHQNWVKVSGEYLTFPGGGTQFIHGALHYIDFIEEAVPEISWGKHTRVVLDVGCGVASFGGFLFERDVVAMSFAPKDEHEAQVQFALERGIPAISAVMGTLRLPFPSRVFDLVHCARCRVPWHIEGGALLLELNRVLRPGGYFVWSATPVYQTLEEDVEIWREMSKLTAAMCWKLVTIKKDKLNSVGAAVYHKPTTNECYDQRKENEPPLCKTEDDPNAAWYVPLHSCMHRIPEDEAERGSRWPESWPRRLQTPPFWLIKNQKGIYGKTAPEDFARDNEYWKQVVGETYLNGQGISWANVRNVMDMRATYGGFAAALKDLKIWVMNVVNTDAPDTLSIIYERGLFGIYHDWCESFSTYPRSYDLVHADRLFSSLRKRCDLTPVVVEIDRIVRPGGKLIVRDDALSLKEVEKLLDSLHWKVKTTPEGALYAQKTAWRPDPLV; this is encoded by the exons ATGCCACCGGCTAAAACTCGCAGCAGCAAAAGAACTCCTGGAGGAACATCATGTTCATCAACCGGAACAACCGTAGTTTTCATCTCATTATGTGCTCTCGGAGTTTGGATGCTTAGTTCCAATGACTTAATTCCAACACAAACCACCACTACCACCACAAGTTCTCCTATCCTCTCCGAAGATTCCGATGAAACCAAAAAACCCTCTTCTTTTTTCGAAGACAATCCAGGTCATCTCCCTGAAGATGCTGTTAAAACAGGTGATGTTGTTTCtaatcaacaacaacaacttccTGATATTGGATTGGATAAATCTATTGAAGATCAAAAGAATGCTCTTGCTGATAATCTTAAGAATTCTGGTAATATGGAGAGTATGCTTGGGAATGTTAAGGAAGTTGAAGGTGATGAAAATGGCGAAACGCAGCAGCAACAATTGGAGAAGACGAATCAAGAGGAGGAAACAACAAGCGTTCAAGATGATGTTGTTGCTAAATCGGATGCTAAAGAAATGAAAGCGGCTAAGGCTAAGGAGAGGaaacaaaaacaagaacaagcTATTGAAAAAGAAGAGACTTTTATCAATGACAATCAAGAAATAATAAACG ATCAGACAAGTGCTAAACAACCACAAAAGAAAGACGTAGAAGAAATAATAACTCAGCTAGAAGATGAACAACAACAATCATCATCCCAACCAGAAAAACAAGAGCAAAAGAAACAAACAACCGAAGACGACATCATCGGAACAATAACCTCCGACCAAACAGAACGCGGCGGCAGCGACGACCCACCAATGAACAACAACGACGAGTTACAAACCTCAGAAACAGAATCTACAatcaaaaaagaagaagaagaagataaagaaccaaagaaaaagagaaattcaaataaacaatccaaatctccttcttcttcaataGATGGTGGATCAAAGAAACAATGGAAAACTCAAACAGAACAATCTGTTACTCAGAAAGTTCGagaagaaataaagaatattgAGAAAACAGATGGTTCTATAACTGAGCAATGGAAGCTTTGTAATACAACAGCTAATTCGGATTATATACCTTGTTTGGATAATGAAGCTGCATTGAAAAAATTGCGTAGTAGAGGACATTATGAACATAGGGAAAGACATTGTCCTGAGGAAGGGCCAACATGTTTAGTTCCTCTACCCGAAGGTTATAAGGTACCCGTCACGTGGCCTAAAAGCAGAGACAAG ATATGGTACCACAATGTGCCACACACAAAGTTGGCAGAGGTTAAAGGCCATCAAAATTGGGTGAAAGTTTCCGGCGAATATCTCACTTTCCCGGGAGGTGGAACGCAATTCATCCACGGCGCATTACACTATATCGATTTCATTGAAGAG GCAGTGCCAGAAATATCGTGGGGAAAGCACACTCGAGTCGTACTAGATGTTGGTTGTGGTGTGGCAAGTTTTGGAGGTTTCTTATTCGAAAGAGACGTAGTGGCAATGTCATTTGCGCCAAAAGATGAACACGAGGCTCAGGTTCAATTTGCACTTGAACGAGGAATTCCAGCTATATCAGCTGTGATGGGTACCCTAAGGCTGCCATTTCCTAGTAGGGTATTCGATCTAGTTCATTGTGCGAGATGTCGTGTTCCATGGCATATTGAAG GTGGTGCTCTTCTTTTGGAATTGAATCGTGTTTTACGACCTGGAGGTTATTTCGTCTGGTCAGCCACGCCGGTGTATCAAACACTCGAAGAAGATGTTGAAATATGGAGAG AGATGTCGAAGCTAACTGCAGCAATGTGCTGGAAACTGGTAACAATAAAGAAGGACAAACTGAATTCCGTCGGCGCTGCCGTTTATCACAAACCAACAACAAACGAATGTTACGATCAAAGAAAGGAAAACGAACCTCCCCTTTGTAAAACCGAAGACGACCCTAACGCTGCTTG GTACGTCCCCCTTCATTCATGCATGCATAGAATACCTGAAGACGAAGCAGAAAGAGGAAGTCGATGGCCTGAAAGTTGGCCTCGTCGATTACAAACACCTCCATTTTGGCTAATCAAAAACCAAAAAGGAATATATGGTAAAACTGCACCAGAGGATTTTGctagagataatgaatattggaAACAAGTTGTGGGTGAAACTTATTTGAATGGACAAGGAATTAGTTGGGCTAATGTTAGAAATGTTATGGATATGAGAGCTACTTATGGAGG ATTTGCAGCGGCTTTAAAAGACCTTAAAATTTGGGTAATGAATGTTGTGAACACGGATGCACCGGATACTTTGTCTATAATTTATGAACGAGGTCTTTTTGGGATATACCATGATTGGTGTGAATCTTTTAGTACATACCCGCGATCTTATGATCTTGTTCATGCAGATCGCCTCTTCTCAAGTTTACGTAAAag GTGCGATCTAACGCCAGTAGTGGTGGAGATTGATCGGATTGTAAGACCGGGAGGAAAGTTAATCGTTCGAGACGATGCATTAAGTTTGAAGGAAGTAGAGAAATTGCTCGATTCTTTGCATTGGAAGGTTAAAACGACACCAGAAGGTGCGCTATATGCACAAAAAACGGCATGGAGACCAGATCCATTGGTGTAA
- the LOC124934744 gene encoding uncharacterized protein LOC124934744, protein MSLLLWTVSPELIQTLGSKKTVKEAWDTLIIMRAEVELVQESKVQTRWTEFENLTFKDDKGVEAFNIRLAVIVNELEVLDDPMSEHKVVLKFFQEEWRSRKRQREQRKDTFNIGNKKGENSEQKNESYKYCGIPGHWANECRKAKRDWEQQEQSNLAKENSKEDESLMLLMTQICTTPTADNDIQEVFLNEEKVVPRDTTNNVWYLDTGASSHITGDKKMFTMLDKTVKGKVRFIDNYVVNICEKGMVMIECVIGDHHIIFDVFYIPSLNSNLLSLGQLDENGCKIVIENGVLCISDHSCKIIARV, encoded by the exons ATGTCGTTACTTCTCTGGACAGTTTCGCCAGAGTTGATTCAAACTCTTGGAAGCAAAAAGACGGTCAAGGAAGCATGGGACACATTAATAATCATGCGGGCTGAAGTTGAACTTGTCCAAGAATCCAAAGTGCAAACACGATGGACGGAGTTTGAAAACCTCACATTTAAAGACGACAAAGGGGTGGAGGCTTTCAACATTCGACTTGCGGTGATCGTCAACGAGCTCGAGGTGTTGGACGATCCAATGTCCGAGCACAAGGTAGTGCTCAAATTCTTTC AAGAGGAATGGCGGTCTCGGAAACGACAACGTGAGCAACGCAAAGACACATTCAACATCGGTAACAAGAAAGGTGAAAACAGTGAACaaaaaaacgaaagttataaGTACTGTGGCATCCCTGGTCATTGGGCTAATGAGTGTCGTAAGGCGAAGCGAGATTGGGAGCAGCAAGAGCAATCGAATCTTGCAAAAGAAAATTCCAAGGAAGATGAAAGTTTGATGCTACTGATGACACAGATTTGTACCACACCAACAGCCGACAACGACATACAAGAGGtatttttaaatgaagaaaAGGTTGTACCTAGGGATACCACTAACAATGTGTGGTACCTGGACACCGGAGCTAGTAGTCACATAACGGGTGACAAGAAGATGTTCACAATGCTTGACAAAACTGTAAAGGGTAAAGTACGGTTCATCGACAATTATGTGGTAAATATATGCGAAAAGGGCATGGTGATGATTGAATGTGTCATTGGCGACCATCATATTATATTTGATGTGTTCTATATCCCAAGCCTAAATAGTAATCTCCTCTCACTTGGTCAACTTGACGAAAATGGTTGCAAGATCGTCATCGAAAATGGGGTACTTTGCATCTCTGATCACTCATGCAAAATAATCGCTCGGGTTTAG